The Bombus huntii isolate Logan2020A chromosome 6, iyBomHunt1.1, whole genome shotgun sequence genome window below encodes:
- the LOC126866935 gene encoding bifunctional 3'-phosphoadenosine 5'-phosphosulfate synthase isoform X3, translating to MSNEIPNKRLMTSCSNVLEQAHHVSRAKRGQAMGSIRGFRGCTVWLTGLSGAGKTSIAFQVEAILIDHGIAAYGLDGDNVRSGLNHNLGFTKEDRKENIRRVAEVAKLFADSGQICLCSFVSPFEEDRQMARQIHKMSDLPFFEVFVDTPLTVCEARDTKGLYKKARQGAIKGFTGIDQMYERPINPDLVVVTENCTPEESAATVIDLLEKQHIIPVLQKPAMPIRELFIPESRISIAKTEAATLQNLEINEIDVQWLQVLAEGWAAPLTGFMREHQYLQTQHLKCLREGDREINQSVPIVLAIHTKDKERLSGLSSFTLRYKNKALAILRRPEFYYHRKEERCGWQFGTNNLGHPYVKMIHESGDWLVGGDIEVIERIKWHDGLDQYRLTPNEIRTKCKKMKADTVFAFQLRNPVHMGHALLMQDTKKRLLEERGFKNPILLLHPLGGWTKDDDVPLQTRILQHEAVLSEGVLDPNSTLLAIFPSPMMYAGPVEVQWHAKARMNAGANFYIVGRDPAGILHPNKNATPDGNLYDPTHGARVLLLARGLQSLEIIPFKVAAYDKKYKKMSFFDEKRKEDFEFISGTKMRCLAKAGENPPDGFMSPKAWFVLAQYYQNLEK from the exons ATGTCAAACGAAATCCCAAATAAACGTCTGATGACG AGTTGTAGCAATGTATTGGAGCAAGCACATCATGTATCAAGAGCAAAACGTGGACAAGCAATGGGAAGTATAAGAGGTTTTCGAGGCTGTACAGTTTGGTTAACAGGCCTTTCTGGTGCTGGCAAAACTTCAATAGCTTTTCAAGTTGAGGCAATTTTAATTGATCACGGAATTGCTGCTTATGGACTTGATGGAGATAACGTAAGGAGTGGTTTAAACCACAATCTTGGCTTTACCAAGgaagatagaaaagaaaacataAGGAGGGTTGCAGAAGTAGCTAAATTATTTGCTGATAGTGGACAAATTTGTTTATGTAGTTTTGTATCACCATTTGAAGAGGATAGACAAATGGCAAGACAAATTCATAAAATGTCTGATCTTCCATTTTTTGAAGTTTTTGTTGATACACCTCTTACTGTATGTGAAGCAAGGGATACCAAAGGATTATATAAAAAGGCACGTCAAGGAGCGATCAAAGGCTTTACTGGAATAGACCAAATGTATGAAAGACCAATAAATCCTGATTTAGTGGTAGTCACTGAAAACTGTACTCCAGAGGAATCAGCTGCAACTGTTATTGATCTCCTGGAGAAACAGCATATTATACCTGTACTTCAAAAACCTGCAATGCCAATACGGGAGTTATTCATTCCAGAATCACGAATATCTATTGCCAAAACAGAAGCTGCTACGCTTCAGAACttagaaattaatgaaattgatGTACAATGGCTCCAGGTTTTAGCAGAAGGTTGGGCTGCACCTCTTACCGGTTTCATGAGAGAACACCAATATCTCCAG actCAACATCTAAAATGCCTCCGTGAAGGTGACAGAGAAATTAATCAATCTGTTCCAATAGTCCTTGCAATACATACAAAAGATAAAGAACGTTTGAGTGGACTTTCGTCTTTTACATTGAGATACAAAAACAAAGCTCTAGCAATATTACGTAGGCCTGAATTTTATTATCacagaaaagaagaaagatgtGGTTGGCAATTTGGTACTAACAATTTAGGCCACCCATATGTAAAGATGATTCATGAATCTGGAGATTGGTTAGTAGGTGGTGATATAGAAGTTATTGAGAGAATTAAATGGCATGATGGTTTGGATCAATACAGACTTACACCAAATGAAATTAGAACAAAATGCAAAAAGATGAAGGCTGACACTGTCTTTGCATTCCAGCTTCGAAATCCTGTACATATGGGTCATGCATTATTAATGCAA GACACTAAAAAACGTTTATTAGAAGAAAGAGGATTTAAAAATCCTATTTTATTGTTACATCCTCTAGGTGGTTGGACGAAGGATGATGATGTACCACTACAGACAAGGATTCTGCAACATGAAGCTGTACTTAGTGAAGGGGTTTTAGATCCTAATTCAACATTATTAgcaatttttccaagccctaTGATGTATGCTGGGCCAGTTGAG GTACAATGGCATGCAAAGGCAAGAATGAACGCTGGTGCTAACTTTTATATCGTTGGAAGAGATCCTGCTGGCATATTACATCCTAACAAAAATGCAACACCTGATGGGAATCTTTATGATCCTACTCATGGAGCCCGAGTTCTCTTACTAGCTCGAGGCTTACAATCGCTAGAAATCATACCGTTTAAAGTTGCAGCatatgataaaaaatataaaaaaatgtccTTCTTTGAtgagaaacgaaaagaagatTTTGAATTTATATCAGGGACGAAAATGCgtt gTTTAGCAAAAGCAGGTGAAAATCCACCTGATGGTTTTATGTCACCTAAAGCATGGTTTGTTCTTGCACAATATTATCAAAACCTAGAAAAGTAA
- the LOC126866935 gene encoding bifunctional 3'-phosphoadenosine 5'-phosphosulfate synthase isoform X2: MCTVTDYSLAGYSLAYGHVTAWFVLCIAVRVYIFHFSVPIVDQSHRDRVKTVMSNEIPNKRLMTSCSNVLEQAHHVSRAKRGQAMGSIRGFRGCTVWLTGLSGAGKTSIAFQVEAILIDHGIAAYGLDGDNVRSGLNHNLGFTKEDRKENIRRVAEVAKLFADSGQICLCSFVSPFEEDRQMARQIHKMSDLPFFEVFVDTPLTVCEARDTKGLYKKARQGAIKGFTGIDQMYERPINPDLVVVTENCTPEESAATVIDLLEKQHIIPVLQKPAMPIRELFIPESRISIAKTEAATLQNLEINEIDVQWLQVLAEGWAAPLTGFMREHQYLQTQHLKCLREGDREINQSVPIVLAIHTKDKERLSGLSSFTLRYKNKALAILRRPEFYYHRKEERCGWQFGTNNLGHPYVKMIHESGDWLVGGDIEVIERIKWHDGLDQYRLTPNEIRTKCKKMKADTVFAFQLRNPVHMGHALLMQDTKKRLLEERGFKNPILLLHPLGGWTKDDDVPLQTRILQHEAVLSEGVLDPNSTLLAIFPSPMMYAGPVEVQWHAKARMNAGANFYIVGRDPAGILHPNKNATPDGNLYDPTHGARVLLLARGLQSLEIIPFKVAAYDKKYKKMSFFDEKRKEDFEFISGTKMRCLAKAGENPPDGFMSPKAWFVLAQYYQNLEK, from the exons ATGTGTACCGTTACAGATTACAGCCTTGCAGGTTACAGCTTAGCTTACGGCCACGTTACAGCGTGGTTCGTTCTGTGCATTGCTGTCAgggtatatatttttcatt TTTCAGTGCCAATTGTTGACCAGTCTCATCGCGATCGCGTTAAAACAGTTATGTCAAACGAAATCCCAAATAAACGTCTGATGACG AGTTGTAGCAATGTATTGGAGCAAGCACATCATGTATCAAGAGCAAAACGTGGACAAGCAATGGGAAGTATAAGAGGTTTTCGAGGCTGTACAGTTTGGTTAACAGGCCTTTCTGGTGCTGGCAAAACTTCAATAGCTTTTCAAGTTGAGGCAATTTTAATTGATCACGGAATTGCTGCTTATGGACTTGATGGAGATAACGTAAGGAGTGGTTTAAACCACAATCTTGGCTTTACCAAGgaagatagaaaagaaaacataAGGAGGGTTGCAGAAGTAGCTAAATTATTTGCTGATAGTGGACAAATTTGTTTATGTAGTTTTGTATCACCATTTGAAGAGGATAGACAAATGGCAAGACAAATTCATAAAATGTCTGATCTTCCATTTTTTGAAGTTTTTGTTGATACACCTCTTACTGTATGTGAAGCAAGGGATACCAAAGGATTATATAAAAAGGCACGTCAAGGAGCGATCAAAGGCTTTACTGGAATAGACCAAATGTATGAAAGACCAATAAATCCTGATTTAGTGGTAGTCACTGAAAACTGTACTCCAGAGGAATCAGCTGCAACTGTTATTGATCTCCTGGAGAAACAGCATATTATACCTGTACTTCAAAAACCTGCAATGCCAATACGGGAGTTATTCATTCCAGAATCACGAATATCTATTGCCAAAACAGAAGCTGCTACGCTTCAGAACttagaaattaatgaaattgatGTACAATGGCTCCAGGTTTTAGCAGAAGGTTGGGCTGCACCTCTTACCGGTTTCATGAGAGAACACCAATATCTCCAG actCAACATCTAAAATGCCTCCGTGAAGGTGACAGAGAAATTAATCAATCTGTTCCAATAGTCCTTGCAATACATACAAAAGATAAAGAACGTTTGAGTGGACTTTCGTCTTTTACATTGAGATACAAAAACAAAGCTCTAGCAATATTACGTAGGCCTGAATTTTATTATCacagaaaagaagaaagatgtGGTTGGCAATTTGGTACTAACAATTTAGGCCACCCATATGTAAAGATGATTCATGAATCTGGAGATTGGTTAGTAGGTGGTGATATAGAAGTTATTGAGAGAATTAAATGGCATGATGGTTTGGATCAATACAGACTTACACCAAATGAAATTAGAACAAAATGCAAAAAGATGAAGGCTGACACTGTCTTTGCATTCCAGCTTCGAAATCCTGTACATATGGGTCATGCATTATTAATGCAA GACACTAAAAAACGTTTATTAGAAGAAAGAGGATTTAAAAATCCTATTTTATTGTTACATCCTCTAGGTGGTTGGACGAAGGATGATGATGTACCACTACAGACAAGGATTCTGCAACATGAAGCTGTACTTAGTGAAGGGGTTTTAGATCCTAATTCAACATTATTAgcaatttttccaagccctaTGATGTATGCTGGGCCAGTTGAG GTACAATGGCATGCAAAGGCAAGAATGAACGCTGGTGCTAACTTTTATATCGTTGGAAGAGATCCTGCTGGCATATTACATCCTAACAAAAATGCAACACCTGATGGGAATCTTTATGATCCTACTCATGGAGCCCGAGTTCTCTTACTAGCTCGAGGCTTACAATCGCTAGAAATCATACCGTTTAAAGTTGCAGCatatgataaaaaatataaaaaaatgtccTTCTTTGAtgagaaacgaaaagaagatTTTGAATTTATATCAGGGACGAAAATGCgtt gTTTAGCAAAAGCAGGTGAAAATCCACCTGATGGTTTTATGTCACCTAAAGCATGGTTTGTTCTTGCACAATATTATCAAAACCTAGAAAAGTAA
- the LOC126866935 gene encoding bifunctional 3'-phosphoadenosine 5'-phosphosulfate synthase isoform X1 has product MSYDNLSDKLSSVVSCQTLLLMLFILLLFKHSLRYLQNIHFNTFNLQTFSHFLIPLSIFIYRISFGGYIKVSVPIVDQSHRDRVKTVMSNEIPNKRLMTSCSNVLEQAHHVSRAKRGQAMGSIRGFRGCTVWLTGLSGAGKTSIAFQVEAILIDHGIAAYGLDGDNVRSGLNHNLGFTKEDRKENIRRVAEVAKLFADSGQICLCSFVSPFEEDRQMARQIHKMSDLPFFEVFVDTPLTVCEARDTKGLYKKARQGAIKGFTGIDQMYERPINPDLVVVTENCTPEESAATVIDLLEKQHIIPVLQKPAMPIRELFIPESRISIAKTEAATLQNLEINEIDVQWLQVLAEGWAAPLTGFMREHQYLQTQHLKCLREGDREINQSVPIVLAIHTKDKERLSGLSSFTLRYKNKALAILRRPEFYYHRKEERCGWQFGTNNLGHPYVKMIHESGDWLVGGDIEVIERIKWHDGLDQYRLTPNEIRTKCKKMKADTVFAFQLRNPVHMGHALLMQDTKKRLLEERGFKNPILLLHPLGGWTKDDDVPLQTRILQHEAVLSEGVLDPNSTLLAIFPSPMMYAGPVEVQWHAKARMNAGANFYIVGRDPAGILHPNKNATPDGNLYDPTHGARVLLLARGLQSLEIIPFKVAAYDKKYKKMSFFDEKRKEDFEFISGTKMRCLAKAGENPPDGFMSPKAWFVLAQYYQNLEK; this is encoded by the exons ATGTCTTACGATAATCTTTCGGACAAGTTGTCCTCAGTCGTCAGTTGTCAAACGCTCCTGTTAATGTTATTCATATTGTTGCTTTTCAAACACTCACTTCGGTACCTTCAAAACATTCATTTCAATACCTTTAATCTTCAAACATTCTCACActttcttatacctttatccatATTCATATATCGTATCTCATTTGGTGGTTATATTAAAGTTTCAGTGCCAATTGTTGACCAGTCTCATCGCGATCGCGTTAAAACAGTTATGTCAAACGAAATCCCAAATAAACGTCTGATGACG AGTTGTAGCAATGTATTGGAGCAAGCACATCATGTATCAAGAGCAAAACGTGGACAAGCAATGGGAAGTATAAGAGGTTTTCGAGGCTGTACAGTTTGGTTAACAGGCCTTTCTGGTGCTGGCAAAACTTCAATAGCTTTTCAAGTTGAGGCAATTTTAATTGATCACGGAATTGCTGCTTATGGACTTGATGGAGATAACGTAAGGAGTGGTTTAAACCACAATCTTGGCTTTACCAAGgaagatagaaaagaaaacataAGGAGGGTTGCAGAAGTAGCTAAATTATTTGCTGATAGTGGACAAATTTGTTTATGTAGTTTTGTATCACCATTTGAAGAGGATAGACAAATGGCAAGACAAATTCATAAAATGTCTGATCTTCCATTTTTTGAAGTTTTTGTTGATACACCTCTTACTGTATGTGAAGCAAGGGATACCAAAGGATTATATAAAAAGGCACGTCAAGGAGCGATCAAAGGCTTTACTGGAATAGACCAAATGTATGAAAGACCAATAAATCCTGATTTAGTGGTAGTCACTGAAAACTGTACTCCAGAGGAATCAGCTGCAACTGTTATTGATCTCCTGGAGAAACAGCATATTATACCTGTACTTCAAAAACCTGCAATGCCAATACGGGAGTTATTCATTCCAGAATCACGAATATCTATTGCCAAAACAGAAGCTGCTACGCTTCAGAACttagaaattaatgaaattgatGTACAATGGCTCCAGGTTTTAGCAGAAGGTTGGGCTGCACCTCTTACCGGTTTCATGAGAGAACACCAATATCTCCAG actCAACATCTAAAATGCCTCCGTGAAGGTGACAGAGAAATTAATCAATCTGTTCCAATAGTCCTTGCAATACATACAAAAGATAAAGAACGTTTGAGTGGACTTTCGTCTTTTACATTGAGATACAAAAACAAAGCTCTAGCAATATTACGTAGGCCTGAATTTTATTATCacagaaaagaagaaagatgtGGTTGGCAATTTGGTACTAACAATTTAGGCCACCCATATGTAAAGATGATTCATGAATCTGGAGATTGGTTAGTAGGTGGTGATATAGAAGTTATTGAGAGAATTAAATGGCATGATGGTTTGGATCAATACAGACTTACACCAAATGAAATTAGAACAAAATGCAAAAAGATGAAGGCTGACACTGTCTTTGCATTCCAGCTTCGAAATCCTGTACATATGGGTCATGCATTATTAATGCAA GACACTAAAAAACGTTTATTAGAAGAAAGAGGATTTAAAAATCCTATTTTATTGTTACATCCTCTAGGTGGTTGGACGAAGGATGATGATGTACCACTACAGACAAGGATTCTGCAACATGAAGCTGTACTTAGTGAAGGGGTTTTAGATCCTAATTCAACATTATTAgcaatttttccaagccctaTGATGTATGCTGGGCCAGTTGAG GTACAATGGCATGCAAAGGCAAGAATGAACGCTGGTGCTAACTTTTATATCGTTGGAAGAGATCCTGCTGGCATATTACATCCTAACAAAAATGCAACACCTGATGGGAATCTTTATGATCCTACTCATGGAGCCCGAGTTCTCTTACTAGCTCGAGGCTTACAATCGCTAGAAATCATACCGTTTAAAGTTGCAGCatatgataaaaaatataaaaaaatgtccTTCTTTGAtgagaaacgaaaagaagatTTTGAATTTATATCAGGGACGAAAATGCgtt gTTTAGCAAAAGCAGGTGAAAATCCACCTGATGGTTTTATGTCACCTAAAGCATGGTTTGTTCTTGCACAATATTATCAAAACCTAGAAAAGTAA
- the LOC126866989 gene encoding nuclear nucleic acid-binding protein C1D-like — MDADFEELSHDIDLIAKVKQYRDATTKIQDTIKYAANPAVYEKLSDTNKIQYNLLMSYCLNSVFWMYLRAEGIDPAKHQIKSENDRLKRSMTRAKQINDKNTFMPRVNKDAAQRFVRNGLWEIKNKKK; from the exons ATGGATGCAGATTTTGAAGAACTATCGCATGACATAGATCTTATTGCAAAAGTTAAACAATACCGTGATGCAACGACGAAAATTCAAGATACAATTAAATATGCCGCAAATCCAGCAGTATATGAAAAACTTTCtgatacaaataaaatacaatataatctATTGATGTCTTACTGCCTAAATAGTGTGTTTTGGATGTATTTGCGTGCAGAAG GAATCGACCCAGCAAAGCATCAAATAAAGTCAGAAAATGACCGTTTAAAGAGGTCTATGACACGTGCAAAACAAATTAATGACAAGAACACATTTATGCCTCGTGTAAACAAGGATGCAGCACAAAGATTTGTTAGGAATGGGTTGTgggaaataaagaataaaaaaaaatga
- the LOC126866961 gene encoding coiled-coil domain-containing protein 6: MADRDSASESDSSSIDGGPIMMPPSPVTREQLQKRIESLQQHNRVLKVELETYKLRVKALQEENRGLRQASVIIQAKAEQEEEFISNTLLKKIQALKKEKETLAHHYEQEEECLTNDLSRKLNQLRQEKCRLEQTLEQEQECLVNKLMRKIEKLEAETLAKQSNLEQLRREKVELENTLEQEQEALVNKLWKRMDKLEAEKRMLQIKLDQPVSDPASPREINNGDTATSLSAHIQTLRSEVARLRHTLFISQQEHTEKMQRYVNEEKQIREENLRLQRKLQLEVERREALCRHLSESESSLEMEEERHYNEIVMSGGNIRNRTVSSPVPYNPSPSSSRPLSPGSSTREGFNTNRCYACGQPTTIPFASSSPPSTGHIVTSSNRRTSDRFIKPAIPPTIVSPSGPPIAANTATNATSGSPMDITKT, translated from the exons ATGGCTGACCGTGATAGCGCATCTGAAAGCGACTCAAGCTCGATCGACGGAGGTCCGATAATGATGCCACCGTCTCCTGTAACTAGAGAACAACTTCAAAAAAGGATTGAGTCGTTACAACAGCATAATCGTGTTCTTAAAGTCGAGCTAGAAACATATAAATTAAGAGTAAAAGCGTTACAAGAAGAGAATCGTGGTCTTCGGCAAGCCTCTGTCATTATA CAAGCTAAAGCTGAGCAGGAGGAGGAATTtataagtaatacgttattaaaaaaaatccaaGCActtaagaaagagaaagaaacattGGCGCATCATTATGAACAAGAAGAAGAATGTTTAACTAATGATTTGTCAAGAAAATTGAATCAATTACGCCAAGAAAAATGTCGATTAGAACAAACTTTAGAACAAGAACAAGAATGTCTTGTGAACAAATTAATgaggaaaatagaaaaacttGAAGCTGAGACACTTGCGAAACAAAGTAATCTAGAGCAGTTGCGTAGAGAAAAAGTAGAACTGGAAAACACACTTGAACAGGAGCAAGAAGCATTAGTAAATAAATTATGGAAAAGAATGGATAAATTGGAAGCAGAGAAGCGAATGCTGCAAATAAAATTAGATCAACCTGTATCAGATCCTGCTTCACCAAGAGAAATCAATAATGGTGATACTGCTACTAGTTTAAGTGCACATATTCAAACTCTAAGGAGTGAAGTAGCCAGACTAAGACATACTTTGTTCATCTCACAACAAGAAC aTACAGAGAAGATGCAACGATATGTaaacgaagagaaacaaaTTCGTGAAGAAAATTTAAGACTTCAAAGAAAATTACAGCTGGAagtagaacgtcgcgaagCTTTATGTAGACATCTTTCCGAGTCAGAGTCCAG TTTGGAAATGGAAGAAGAACGGCACTACAATGAAATTGTGATGTCTGGTGgaaatataagaaatcgtACTGTTTCTAGTCCAGTGCCGTACAATCCTTCACCTAGTTCCTCTAGACCACTAAGTCCAG GTTCATCAACCAGAGAGGGATTCAACACAAATCGATGTTATGCTTGTGGTCAACCTACTACAATTCCATTTGCAAGTTCATCACCACCTTCCACT GGTCACATTGTAACATCATCCAATAGACGCACATCAGATAGATTTATTAAACCTGCAATTCCACCAACTATTGTAAGTCCAAGTGGTCCGCCAATTGCCGCTAACACAGCTACAAACGCAACTAGCGGGTCACCAATGGATATTACTAAAACATAA
- the LOC126866984 gene encoding guided entry of tail-anchored proteins factor 1-like encodes MNLLIISTVSCLLEYIFPSLIKYITSRLYTVNKHDIELRNDLINLKQEMIGISIVDEFSKYAKLQRKYNKLESTLKEKANERLSSRMKVQISVTYGFRILNGSLMLILLCLYRNKPVIILPKGMLWPIQSLLSWPCYHEDSISLLMWLIIARLVVATCKRNDIT; translated from the exons atgaatttacttataatatCAACTGTAAGTTGCCttttagaatatattttcccatctttaataaaatat ATTACATCTCGTTTATATACAGTAAACAAACATGATATAGAATTACGAAAtgatttgattaatttgaaGCAAGAAATGATTGGGATATCTATAGTAgatgaattttcaaaatatgcaaaacttcagcgtaaatataataaattagaaagtacattaaaagaaaaag CAAATGAAAGACTGTCTTCCAGAATGAAGGTACAAATATCTGTAACATATGGTTTTCGTATATTAAAC GGTTCATTAATGTTGATTCTGCTGTGTCTATACAGAAATAAACCTGTAATAATTTTGCCAAAAGGCATGCTATGGCCAATACAAAGTTTATTAAGCTGGCCTTGTTATCATGAAGATTCAATTTCTTTGCTTATGTGGTTAATAATTGCAAGATTAGTTGTAGCTACCTGTAAAAGAAAtgatataacataa
- the LOC126866931 gene encoding U3 small nucleolar RNA-associated protein 14 homolog C, with product MDLSTNYLEDLDDTDKDVSESHNKLLEAVSQLDKGQRVKKAERSEPTLEVSEFHLVKSGVSDQDAVHVYDLARTLGKKGHHHEIIRNLQAIRKKVQVLPKPLEKPAADRIKRIVGFKNTKQELKKWNAVITRNRTAESLHFPLNQSSMQFEPSTEFVKRFRLQSDLEKELAALEPQNENLEQKHDEFSLTLKEVIMKRKEAARIRAQQSYREAKAHRQNKIKSKKFHRIQRKEKIKLQLREFEELQKTNPEAALEKLEQLDRTRAEERMTLRHKNTGKWAKSKQIMAKYDKEARQELAQQLSVGRELTQKLRKSNDSEEEDASDDTFVQKLLVNDKENPWVGNIKTESEINEFVKSYRKYWDDQNKKLENKLENKQTDNSLKDTQPNGILNGKDTDVGIDFPETRNNEKIQEVVNFSEQTISLADTSLKDNNSNNKQSLEIDSHNENLTITEFNVENTMNNSHNKITQKSILDSNKKSNKINSNNVIATSSWIVESIENTNVESVINSLTSNITNSEKITKIFDFMEEKIQDQIKLKLERVTQNYDKVKVKKRKSRNIEFEEDNFDGLEMQEKKQKPTLDLGLDESVDKNNSEADTALEKVKKIRHDNTLSIDKSNTSSKVEIDPNKYINVKPKHLHTDIPNDITGGNDVLDDSEDEEKKRNVVSEAFADDDVIEEFRREKEEEVKKCQPQDIDLTLPGWGSWGGKNIKISGRKKRRFILKVPKDLPRKDENKGDVIIFEEDNPKIKEHQVNELPYPFSSVNDYEASIRMPIGRNFVSENSHRKLIDPPIKTSMGRIIEPMTEDVLVKTGGKRNRKFIPKKINKKKKIRQIKTNKQTIK from the exons ATGGATTTGTCGACAAATTATTTGGAAGATTTAGATGATACCGATAAAGATGTATCAGAGTCTCATAATAAACTTCTTGAAGCTGTATCACAGCTTGATAAAGGCCAAAG agTAAAAAAGGCAGAACGAAGTGAACCTACGTTAGAAGTATCAGAATTTCATTTGGTAAAAAGTGGAGTATCTGATCAAGATGCGGTTCATGTATACGATTTAGCTAGAACTTTAGGGAAAAAAGGTCATCATCATGAAATTATCAGAAATTTACAAGCTATAAGGAAAAAAGTTCAAGTTTTACCAAAACCATTGGAAAAACCAGCAGCAGACAGG ataaaGAGAATAGTTggttttaaaaatacaaaacaagaattaaaaaaatggaacGCTGTAATAACAAGGAACAGGACAGCAGAATCGCTTcattttcctttaaatcagtCATCAATGCAATTTGAGCCATCTACGGAATTTGTTAAAAGATTTAGACTTCAATCAGATTTAGAGAAAGAACTTGCTGCACTAGAACCACAGAATGAGAACCTTGAACAAAAACATGATGAATTTTCTTTAACATTGAAGGAAGTTattatgaaaagaaaagaagctgCTAGAATCAGAGCACAACAG tcTTATAGAGAAGCAAAGGCTCATCgccaaaataaaattaaaagtaaaaaatttcaccgtattcaaagaaaagaaaaaataaaattgcaattgAGAGAGTTTGAAGAATTGCAGAAAACTAATCCAGAAGCTGCATTGGAAAAACTTGAACAACTAGATAGAACTAGAGCAGAAGAGCGAATGACACTAAGGCATAAAAATACAGGGAAGTGGGCTAAATCTAAGCAAATTATGgcaaaatatgataaagaA GCTCGACAAGAACTTGCACAACAATTATCAGTTGGTCGAGAATTAACTCAGAAATTAAGAAAATCAAATGATAGTGAAGAAGAAGATGCAAGTGATGATACATTTGTACAAAAGCTTTTAGTTAATGATAAAGAAAATCCTTGGGTAGGGAATATCAAAACTGAATCAGAAATCAATGAATTTGTTAAAAGTTATCGTAAATATTGGGATGATCAAAATAAGaagttagaaaataaattagaaaataaacaaACGGATAATTCATTAAAGGATACACAACCTAATGGTATTTTAAATG GCAAAGATACTGACGTTGGTATAGACTTTCCTGAAACTCGAAACAATGAAAAGATACAAGAAGTTGTAAATTTTAGTGAGCAGACGATTTCATTAGCAGATACTAGTTTGAAAG atAACAATAGTAATAATAAGCAATCACTTGAAATTGACAGTCACaatgaaaatttaacaatAACAGAATTTAATGTTGAAAATACAATGAATAATTcacataacaaaattacacaaaaGAGCATATTAGATAGCAATaaaaaatctaataaaataaattcaaataacGTTATAGCCACATCTAGTTGGATAGTGGAATCTATAGAAAATACTAATGTGGAAAGCGTCATTAATTCTTTGACATCTAATATAACAAATAGTGAAaaaataactaaaatatttgattttatgGAAGAAAAGATTCAAGATCAGATTAAATTGAAACTTGAACGTGTTACTCAGAATTATGACAAAGTAAAagttaagaaaagaaaatctaGAAACATTGAATTTGAAGAAGATAATTTCGATGGCCTTGAAATGCaagagaaaaaacaaaaaccTACTTTAGATTTAGGTTTAGATGAAAGTGTTGACAAAAATAATTCAGAAGCGGATACTGCATtagaaaaagttaaaaaaataagGCATGATAACACTTTATCTATAGATAAATCAAATACTTCTTCTAAAGTAGAAATAGATccaaataaatacataaatgtGAAACCTAAGCATCTACATACAGATATCCCAAATGATATTACCGGAGGTAATGATGTTTTAGATGACAGTgaagatgaagaaaaaaaacgtAATGTAGTAAGTGAAGCATTTGCAGATGATGATGTCATAGAAGAGTTtaggagagaaaaagaagaagag GTGAAAAAGTGTCAACCTCAGGATATCGATTTAACTTTACCTGGATGGGGAAGTTGGggtggaaaaaatattaaaatttcaggACGCAAAAAGAGACGTTTTATTTTAAAGGTACCTAAAGATTTACCTcgaaaagatgaaaataaaggTGATGTGATAATATTTGAAGAAGATAATCCTAAAATAAAGGAACATCAGGTTAATGAATTGCCATATCCATTTTCAAGCGTTAATGATTATGAAGCTAGCATCAGAATGCCAATTGGAAGAAATTTTGTGTCTGAAAATTCTCACAGAAAACTAATTGATCCCCCTATTAAAACAAGTATGGGGAGGATTATTGAACCAATGACTGAAGATGTTTTAGTTAAAACAGGTGGTAAAAGGAatcgaaaatttattcctaagaaaataaataaaaaaaagaagataagacaaataaaaacaaataaacaaacaataaaataa